A DNA window from Paenibacillus sp. HWE-109 contains the following coding sequences:
- a CDS encoding YjcZ family sporulation protein has translation MSGVAGAGIGYTSSAAILVLFILLVIITSAFVW, from the coding sequence ATGTCTGGTGTCGCAGGTGCAGGTATTGGTTATACGTCTTCCGCAGCTATTTTGGTACTTTTCATCTTGTTAGTCATTATCACAAGCGCATTCGTTTGGTAG